The following are encoded together in the Cicer arietinum cultivar CDC Frontier isolate Library 1 chromosome 2, Cicar.CDCFrontier_v2.0, whole genome shotgun sequence genome:
- the LOC101505077 gene encoding WRKY transcription factor WRKY24 — protein sequence MASSSSSLENNNNSLNSFNNFTFSTHPFMTTSFSDLLASPIDDNKLRGESGFGDRGVPKFKSTPPPSLPLTPPSVSPSNYFSIPPGLSPAQLLDSPVLLNSSNILPSPTTGAFSAQSYNWRNNSEGNQQIVNEENKSFSNFSFQTQQGPPGNASTTNFESSTIRVQQEQPWSYQEGNKQDGFSSGNNMIQTENNNSSMQSFSPEISNVQTNNNNGFQSDYTNNNQSQQPQTLSKKSDDGYNWRKYGQKQVKGSENPRSYYKCTYPNCPTKKKVERSIEGQITEIVYKGTHNHPKPQSTRRNSSNSLVIVPVNPIISNEIHDQSYAMHGNGQLDSGTTPENSSISIGDDDFEQSSQKCKSGGGGDEYDNEDEPDAKRWRVEGENEEGISASGSRTVREPRVVVQTTSDIDILDDGYRWRKYGQKVVKGNPNPRSYYKCTHPGCPVRKHVERASHDLRAVITTYEGKHNHDVPAARGSGSQAVNRPMPNNHSNSNIAAAAAIRPLQTIQSQRPSAQSPFNPEMIQGQGNYGYSGFENSMDSYMNHRQQQQQQISENGFSSRAKDEPKDDMFLESLLC from the exons ATGGCTTCATCCTCTAGTAGTttagaaaacaacaacaactcTTTAAACTCTTTCAACAATTTCACTTTCTCAACACACCCTTTCATGACAACATCTTTTTCTGACCTTTTAGCTTCTCCTATTGATGATAACAAATTAAGGGGTGAAAGTGGTTTTGGTGATCGTGGTGTGCCTAAATTCAAGTCTACACCCCCTCCTTCTTTGCCTTTAACACCTCCCTCTGTTTCTCcttctaattatttttctattccTCCTGGTTTGAGTCCTGCTCAGTTACTTGATTCACCTGTTTTGTTAAACTCTTCCAAT ATTTTGCCATCTCCTACTACTGGTGCTTTTTCTGCTCAAAGCTACAATTGGAGAAACAATTCTGAGGGGAATCAACAAATTGTCAATGAAGAAAACAAAAGCTTCTCAAATTTCTCTTTTCAAACTCAACAAGGACCTCCTGGTAATGCATCCACAACAAATTTTGAATCATCAACAATTAGAGTTCAACAG GAACAACCATGGAGTTATCAAGAAGGAAACAAACAAGATGGATTTTCATCTGGAAACAATATGATTCAAACTGAAAACAACAACTCTTCAATGCAGAGTTTTTCCCCTGAAATTTCCAATGTTCAAACCAACAACAACAATGGATTTCAATCAGATTACACCAACAATAACCAATCACAACAACCTCAAACATTAAGCAAAAAATCAGATGATGGTTACAATTGGAGAAAATATGGACAAAAGCAAGTAAAAGGAAGTGAAAATCCTAGAAGTTATTACAAATGCACATACCCTAATTGTCCTACAAAGAAGAAAGTTGAGAGATCAATTGAAGGACAAATTACTGAGATTGTTTATAAGGGTACTCATAATCATCCTAAGCCACAATCTACAAGAAGAAACTCTTCAAATTCTCTTGTGATTGTTCCTGTTAATCCTATCATCAGCAATGAAATTCATGATCAATCATATGCTATGCATGGTAATGGACAATTGGATTCTGGTACTACACCAGAGAATTCATCAATTTCAATAGGGGATGATGATTTTGAACAGAGTTCTCAGAAGTGTAAATCAGGTGGTGGTGGTGATGAATATGATAATGAAGATGAACCTGATGCCAAAAGATG GAGAGTTGAAGGTGAAAATGAGGAGGGAATTTCAGCTTCTGGAAGTAGAACTGTAAGAGAACCTAGAGTTGTTGTTCAAACAACAAGTGACATTGATATCCTAGATGATGGATATAGATGGAGGAAATATGGACAGAAAGTAGTTAAGGGCAATCCAAATCCAAG GAGTTACTACAAATGTACACACCCTGGTTGTCCAGTGAGGAAACATGTTGAGAGAGCCTCACATGATTTAAGGGCTGTGATCACAACTTATGAGGGGAAACATAACCATGATGTCCCGGCTGCTCGCGGCAGTGGCAGTCAGGCTGTCAACCGGCCGATGCCGAATAACCATTCAAATTCCAACATTGCAGCTGCTGCCGCCATAAGGCCTCTTCAGACTATTCAAAGTCAAAGGCCATCAGCACAATCGCCTTTTAACCCTGAGATGATTCAGGGTCAAGGAAATTATGGATATTCGGGGTTTGAAAATTCGATGGATTCGTACATGAATCATcgtcaacaacaacaacaacaaatatcTGAGAATGGTTTTTCCTCTAGAGCCAAGGATGAACCTAAAGATGACATGTTCCTTGAATCTTTGCTATGCTGA